TCATAGCCGACCCCGTGACGCGATACGATGCGCAGACGGGAGGCTTTGTTTACCGTGGATTCCGTCATAGGCTGCGTGCGCAGCAGAACGGCTTCGGCATTGCCGATTTCGGCGGCAAGACTCTCCTCGGACACATCGGGGATGTAGGTCACCGTCATCTCATCGGCGGCATCAAGGAGGGCGCAGCCGGAAGGGTGAAGCAGCCCTGTGACAAGCACATGGGGCATCAGTAGACTTCCCCGCCCGTATCCGCATTTTTGGAATCTGCGCTTTTGACGTCTGTGCCGGTAAGCTCGCGAAAGCGACTGATGCTCGCCGCCGCCGCCGCCGTAAGCATGCGGCTGTCGCCGGAGACGTTGGTGAGACTGTAGCCCCATCCGATTGCCCTTGCGGCATATTCAGGGGTCAGGCAATGAATGCAGGCCTGGATCCCGGATTTTTTGCAAACCTCCGCAATCCATTTGATCAGCTCAATCATCTCGTCCTCTTCGCGGTCAAGCCCCGGCGGCAGACGCCCCTGCTGTGTCCCGAGGGTCAGATCGGCAGGTCCGACATAGATCCCGTCGAGACCGGGAGTTGCGGCAATGTCCTCAAGATTCGCGACACCCTCGGCGGTCTCGATCATGGCAAGCGCAACAATCTCATCATTCATGGCGGGACCGTATCCCGGCATGGCGACATTGGCGCGTGTCGGACCGAAACTGCGCTGACCCTGCGGGGGATAGCGCAGGGCGCTGACAAATTCGGCGGCCTGCCCGGCATTGTTGATCATGGGGCATATGATGTTGAGCGCCCCCGCATCAAGTACCTTCATAATGATTGCCGGATCAAGCCAGGGCACACGCGCCCCAATGGTCACGCCCGAAGCCCGCATGGCCTGAATCATCGGCAACGCATCGGAATAATCAAGGGCACCGTGCTGCATGTCGATAACGACCGCATCATAGCCCTGTGCCGCCATGATCTCGGCCGTGAACGAATTTCCTATAGAGCACCAGCCCTGAAGAACCGGCTTGCCCTCGGACCAAAGTTTTTTGACTTTGTTTTTGCTCATAGCCATCTCCTCATCGCCGCACCTTAAAACACAATCCGGGCAAGAGAAGCCGCATCGACGGCTTTTTGCGTATTGCCCTTTGATGCCGCGGCAACTTTGCCCGTCACTTTTTCCGGCGCTTTTTCCGTCACCGGGGACAGCACCTCTGCAGTCCGCTCGCCCTTGATCCGGGAGCCGCCGATGAAAAGTCCGGGTTGATCATACATCGCTTATCCCATCTCGCTGGTTTTGATAACCCGGCCTTCGGCTATGGATTTGAAACAGGCATCGGCCAGAAGAAGCGCCAGCCGTCCGTCTTCAAATCCCACGGGCACCGGCGCCGTGCCCTCAATCGCATCGACGAAATGGTCGATCTCGGCATTGAAGGCCTCGCGGTAGCGCTCAATGAAGAAATGCTGAAGCGGTGCGGAAACACCCGTTGATTCTTTGAGATGCTTGGTCATCAGATGATCGCGCCGGTTCTCCGAGATCAGCATTCCCCCGGAGCCGAACAGCTCAACCCGCTGATCATACCCGTAGGCGGCCTCACGGGAATTCGTGATCACCGCCTGCCGGCCGCTTTTTGTTGTCAACGTGACCACGACAGTGTCGTAATCGTCGCACTTCTTCATCAACGCAGGATCAACCAGACGCGATCCGGTCGCCATCACGCCGCTGACCTCTTCGCCGAGCATAAATCGCGCAAGATCAAGATCATGGATGGTCATGTCCCGGAAAATACCCCCTGAAGATTCGACATACCCGTCAGAAGCCATGCCCGGATCCCGGGATGTGATGATGACCTGGTGCAACTCCCCGATCTCGCCATCACTGGCGGCTTTTTGTGCTGCGGCATGTCCCGGATCGAAGCGGCGGACGAAACCCAGCATGATCGGAACATCACTCCCTTTTATGCGCTTTTGAAGCTCATTCACCCTTTCAAGGGACAAGTCGATCGGCTTCTCGCAAAGCACGGGTTTTCCCGCTTTCACTGTCGCTTCGAGATAGTCGACATGGGTGGATGTCGGGGTTGCGATCAGGACGGCATCCACCATATCGCTTGCGATCGCATCTTCGGCTGACGGAAAGTTTTGAACGCCATGCCGGCCGGAGACCTCTTCTGCGGACGGCGCGTGCACATCGAAGACGCCGGCCAGCTCCACTCGCGGATGTGACGCAATATTATCGGCATGCATGCTGCCGATACGGCCGCATCCGAGCACGGAAACCCTTGGCATAATGTCCTCCTAATTTTCTTCTGATTTTCTTCTTGCAATGATCATTGCAAAAGACTTTCATTGTCAATGATCATTTAAATGCGTGTTATGACTTATCCGGGAGAAAAATATGGCTGCAAAATCGGCAACCATGACGATGGCGCAAGCCATGGTGCGTTACCTCTGCTCACAATACACCGAAATCGACGGCAAGAAAGTGCCGCTCTTCGCCGGCGTCTTTGGAATCTTCGGGCATGGGAATGTCACCTGTCTGGGGGAAGCCCTGCAGCGGGTGCAGGACCGGCTGCCGACCTGGCGCGGTCAGAATGAACAATCCATGGCCTTGGCGGCGATTGCCTATGCCAAGGCAAAGAGGCGCAGGCAGATCATGATCGCCACGTCCTCCGTCGGCCCCGGTGCCACGAACATGGTTACGGCGGCCGCCGTCGCTCACGCCAACCGGTTGCCTGTCCTCCTGCTGTCCGGAGACACTTATGTGAACCGTCTGCCCGATCCGGTTCTGCAACAGGTCGAGCATTTCGGCGATCCCTCGATCACGGTAAATGACAGCTTCAGGGCGGTGACGCGATATTGGGACAGAATTACCCATCCCGCACAGATAATCCATTCACTCCCGCATGCCATTGCGACAATGCTTGATCCCGCCGAATGCGGCCCCGCTTTCATCGGCATCCCGCAGGATACTCAAGAGCTGGCCTATGAATATCCCGAAGAATTCTTCGAGGAAAAAACCTGGAGGATCCCGCGTCCACGCCCTTCAATAGATCAGGTGTCGTCGGCAGTCGAAGTTCTGAAGTCGGCCAGGAAACCATTATTGATCTCGGGCGGTGGCGTCCGGTATTCCGGTGCCGAAGACGCCGTTGCCGCCTTTGCCGCAAAGCACGGCATACCAATGGCCGAAACCATCGCCGGCAAAGGCGCCGTCATTCACGACAACCCTTGCTATGTCGGCCCTATGGGCATTGAAGGCACCGAAGCGGCCCGTGAGCTTGCCGAGTCGGCTGACGTTGTGGTTGCCATCGGCACGAGGCTTCAGGATTTCACCACCGGCTCCTGGACGACTTTCCCCAGGGACGCCCGGTTTATCAACATTAACGCTGCCCGGTTTGATGCAACGAAGCACCGCGCATATCCCGTAGTCGGCGATGCCCTTGAGGCAATCTCCGATATCGGCGCCTTACTCGGCGACTGGGCCGCACCACAGGAACGAATGAAGGCCGCACAAAAATATTATGCCGGCTGGAACAAGCTCATTGACGAATGTCAGGCACCGACTAACCAGGAGGTGCCCAGCTACGCACAGGTCATCGGTGTTGTTCACAAGATGGCCAAGCCTGAAGACGTCATGGTCACTGCCGCAGGCGGCCTGCCGGGTGAGACGATCAAAAACTGGCGCTGCAAGACGCCTCACACGTTCGACTGCGAGTTCGGCTATTCCTGCATGGGGTATGAGATCTCCGGCGGCTGGGGTCATGCGATGGCTATGGGGGGAAAGGGAACCCCCATCGTCATGGTCGGTGACGGCTCCTATATGATGATGAATTCCGATATCCATTCCTCGGTGATTTCAGGGCACAAGATGATCGTTGTGGTTTGCGACAATGGCGGCTTCGCCGTGATCAACCGTCTGCAGACCGGAATGGGCGGCGAGGAATTCAACAATCTGCTCAAAGATTGCCGCGGCTCGGAGAAAAGCAACGTGCGCCGTGTCGAATTTGCCAGACATGCCGAAGCCATGGGAGCTCATGCACGGCACTGCGATAGTTTGGCCGATCTTAAGGAAGCGATGAAATGGGCACAGACCACGGATTCGACAACCGTGATCAGCATCGCAACGGAAGCCTATACCTGGACACCGGGAGGCGCCGACTGGTATGTCGGTGTACCTGAATCCAGTCCGCGTGAAAGCGTCCGGAAAGCCCGCAAGAACCAGGAAGCCTTTCGCAAGAAACAGCGGCTGGGAATATAGATGCCCATGTTGAAAGCCAAACTCGGCATAGCTCCCATTGCCTGCTGGAATGACGACCTTGAAGAGATGTCGGATGACGTTAGCCTGGAGGAGTGTCTGCGGCAGGCTTCGGATGCCGGGCTCACCGGCATGGAAACCGGCCGCAGGTTTCCGATGAATATGGATGAGTTGGGGCCGGTCCTGCAGAAGTTCGGCGTCATGGAAGTCGCAGGATACGAGGTGGTCGCATGAACAGGATCGACGGGAAAATAGCAATCGTCACAGGAGGCACGCAGGGTCTCGGGGCTGCGATAGCACACCTGTTTGCAAGCTCGGGTGCCGCAGGGGTCTGCATTGTCGGAAGGGGAAAGGAAAAGGGGCAACAACGCGCCAAGGACATTACCGCCGACACCGGAACCCCGGTTGAATTGATCACCGCAGATCTCGAAAAGATGAAAGATGTCCGGACCATTGTTCCGTCTGCCGACAAGTCGTTCGGCCGGGTCGATATTCTTGTCAACGCCGCCGGGCTTACCGACCGCGGCAATCTCTTGAATACAAGTCCGGAACTCTTCGATGCCATGTTTGCCGTCAATACGCGTGCACCCTTTTTCCTCATGCAGGACGCCATCAAAGTGATGGAACGCGAAGGCACCGGCGGGCGGATCGTCAATATCGGCTCGACATCATCCCGAGCGGGTCAGCCTTTCCTCGCGCCCTATTGCGCATCCAAGGCCGCCCTGGCGAACCTGACGCGCAATGCGGGGTATTCCCTCATGCGAAACCGCATCCACGTCAACCAGCTCGATATCGGCTGGATGGCCTCCGATCACGAACGCCAGTTGCAACTCGAAGAGTCGGGTGATCCGGACTGGGAAAAAAAGGCAAACGAAGGTCTGCCCTTTGGCCGTCTGATCGACCCCGTTGAGGTTGCCCGTGCCGTCTTATTTCTGGCTTCAGATGACGCCGGAATAATGACGGGGTCCGTTATCCACTATGACCAGTCGGTCTGGGGCGGCTATGACGGTCAGGCCCCCGGCCCGGCAGAGAAACTGTCCGAAAAGTGAGCGTGCGCATCGCCATAAAACCTGTTCTGTATGAAAAGCCGCCGACCCCGCGGCAAAAGAATGCCTTGATACGGAAACCCGACAAACGATTAAAATTTCTGAAAGACCAAAGCTCTATGATGAACAGGTGAATATACAAATTTTGTGACATTCGCAGTTCAAATCTCACTGGCAGCAACGTCATGTTAATATTGAACAATTTGCAGTAACAGATTGGAGATTTTTGTTTATTCTTGAATAAAATACGGGAAACAGATAGAAAGGTATTGGGAGGAAATATTTGTGAGTCTGTTAAAGCTCGAAAACATTTCCAAAAGTTTTGGTGCAATTCATGCACTGCAGGGTGTGGACCTGTCGATCTCGCCGGGCGAGGCTGTGGGTCTGATGGGCGATAATGGCGCCGGCAAATCAACGCTGGTGAAAATCGTCGCAGGGAATTTCCCGCCGACAGACGGCACGATCAACATTGATGGCAGTCCCGTAGAATTTTCCAAACCCATAGATGCACGCGAAGCCGGTATTGAAATCGTCTATCAGGATCTCGCACTGTGCGACAACCTGACGGCCGGCGCCAATGTCTTCCTCGGCCGTGAGTTGAAAAAGAAAATCGGTCCGTTTTCGATGCTTGACCACACAACAATGTACAGGAAAGCTGGCGAGCTTTTTACTGAACTGAAGTCCGAAACACGGCCGCGTGATCTCGTCCGGAAAATGTCGGGCGGACAACGACAGGCGGTAGCCATAGCGCGTACACGGCTAAGCGATCCCAAGCTGGTTTTAATGGACGAGCCGACAGCCGCGATTTCAGTCCGTCAGGTCAAAGAGGTGCTGGCCCTTATACACCGGCTAAAGGACACGGGGCACGCCGTCATTCTGGTCTCCCACAGGATGCCCGACGTATTCGAGGTCTGCGACCGCGTGGCCGTATTGCGTCGCGGCATTAAGGTTGCGGACAAAAAAATCAGTAAGACATCACCGGAAGAGGTTACCGGGCTAATCATCGGAGCGATTGAAGCCGCATGAACAAAAAGAAACAAAAAACCCAGAAAGACCACGCTGTCATTGACGACAGCATCACCCTCCGCCGTGAGGTGTCGGGATTTGCAGCGATACTCAGAACCCAGCCC
This DNA window, taken from Parvularculales bacterium, encodes the following:
- a CDS encoding aldolase/citrate lyase family protein produces the protein MSKNKVKKLWSEGKPVLQGWCSIGNSFTAEIMAAQGYDAVVIDMQHGALDYSDALPMIQAMRASGVTIGARVPWLDPAIIMKVLDAGALNIICPMINNAGQAAEFVSALRYPPQGQRSFGPTRANVAMPGYGPAMNDEIVALAMIETAEGVANLEDIAATPGLDGIYVGPADLTLGTQQGRLPPGLDREEDEMIELIKWIAEVCKKSGIQACIHCLTPEYAARAIGWGYSLTNVSGDSRMLTAAAAASISRFRELTGTDVKSADSKNADTGGEVY
- the iolG gene encoding inositol 2-dehydrogenase — translated: MPRVSVLGCGRIGSMHADNIASHPRVELAGVFDVHAPSAEEVSGRHGVQNFPSAEDAIASDMVDAVLIATPTSTHVDYLEATVKAGKPVLCEKPIDLSLERVNELQKRIKGSDVPIMLGFVRRFDPGHAAAQKAASDGEIGELHQVIITSRDPGMASDGYVESSGGIFRDMTIHDLDLARFMLGEEVSGVMATGSRLVDPALMKKCDDYDTVVVTLTTKSGRQAVITNSREAAYGYDQRVELFGSGGMLISENRRDHLMTKHLKESTGVSAPLQHFFIERYREAFNAEIDHFVDAIEGTAPVPVGFEDGRLALLLADACFKSIAEGRVIKTSEMG
- the iolD gene encoding 3D-(3,5/4)-trihydroxycyclohexane-1,2-dione acylhydrolase (decyclizing); this translates as MAAKSATMTMAQAMVRYLCSQYTEIDGKKVPLFAGVFGIFGHGNVTCLGEALQRVQDRLPTWRGQNEQSMALAAIAYAKAKRRRQIMIATSSVGPGATNMVTAAAVAHANRLPVLLLSGDTYVNRLPDPVLQQVEHFGDPSITVNDSFRAVTRYWDRITHPAQIIHSLPHAIATMLDPAECGPAFIGIPQDTQELAYEYPEEFFEEKTWRIPRPRPSIDQVSSAVEVLKSARKPLLISGGGVRYSGAEDAVAAFAAKHGIPMAETIAGKGAVIHDNPCYVGPMGIEGTEAARELAESADVVVAIGTRLQDFTTGSWTTFPRDARFININAARFDATKHRAYPVVGDALEAISDIGALLGDWAAPQERMKAAQKYYAGWNKLIDECQAPTNQEVPSYAQVIGVVHKMAKPEDVMVTAAGGLPGETIKNWRCKTPHTFDCEFGYSCMGYEISGGWGHAMAMGGKGTPIVMVGDGSYMMMNSDIHSSVISGHKMIVVVCDNGGFAVINRLQTGMGGEEFNNLLKDCRGSEKSNVRRVEFARHAEAMGAHARHCDSLADLKEAMKWAQTTDSTTVISIATEAYTWTPGGADWYVGVPESSPRESVRKARKNQEAFRKKQRLGI
- a CDS encoding SDR family oxidoreductase; the protein is MNRIDGKIAIVTGGTQGLGAAIAHLFASSGAAGVCIVGRGKEKGQQRAKDITADTGTPVELITADLEKMKDVRTIVPSADKSFGRVDILVNAAGLTDRGNLLNTSPELFDAMFAVNTRAPFFLMQDAIKVMEREGTGGRIVNIGSTSSRAGQPFLAPYCASKAALANLTRNAGYSLMRNRIHVNQLDIGWMASDHERQLQLEESGDPDWEKKANEGLPFGRLIDPVEVARAVLFLASDDAGIMTGSVIHYDQSVWGGYDGQAPGPAEKLSEK
- a CDS encoding ATP-binding cassette domain-containing protein produces the protein MSLLKLENISKSFGAIHALQGVDLSISPGEAVGLMGDNGAGKSTLVKIVAGNFPPTDGTINIDGSPVEFSKPIDAREAGIEIVYQDLALCDNLTAGANVFLGRELKKKIGPFSMLDHTTMYRKAGELFTELKSETRPRDLVRKMSGGQRQAVAIARTRLSDPKLVLMDEPTAAISVRQVKEVLALIHRLKDTGHAVILVSHRMPDVFEVCDRVAVLRRGIKVADKKISKTSPEEVTGLIIGAIEAA